The sequence below is a genomic window from Ipomoea triloba cultivar NCNSP0323 chromosome 2, ASM357664v1.
CAGAGGCCAGTCTTCAAGTGGCTTCATATTCGAGTCAGCATGGGCTAACTTTGTGATAAATCTTCTAACATTTATGCTGTCTAGCCATGTGGTGGGGTCATGTTGGTATCTTTTTGGCTTACAGGTATGAAACTAATTTAgataatttttagattttggtTCCATGACTTTAATTTGCTGAAGTTTACATAAGCTGCTTGGATAACCCAGGGCAAAAAAGTTTATGAAGCACTTACTTCATAGTCATCTCTCTTGGAACTTATATGCCTGCAGTTTAACTggaaaatgtattttaaaatcATATCTTCAATGTATAAGCGGCCTTCCTTCAGCTCTgtccttatttttctttttcctactGATCAATCCAGAGGGTGAATCAATGTCTTCGTGATGCCTGTCATACTTCTGGAATAGGAAGGTGCAGGGAATTCATTGACTGTGGGCACGGCAATGATTACAGTAAATTCTCATCAGATCCGGCATGGAATCAATGGAAGAATGATACAAATTCAATTGCTTGTTTTAGTACTAATGGTTTTGATTATGGAATATATGAGCAAGCAGTCAACCTCACAACAAAGCATAGTTTATTTACGAGATATATATACTCACTGTTTTGGGGCTTCCAGGTATTCTTCATAAATTGTCTTCATCATtgcttttaattatttattatattgtttgtgtgGTATGGTGGTAAAGCATTGAAAATTTTAGTTTTGGTGTAAATGGTAAAtgcatgcatttctttattatCCATCTGATATAATTATTTGTTGGCCTGGTGTGTGGTTAGCAAATAAGTACGCTTGCTGGGAATCTAGTTCCAAGTTACTTCGAGTGGGAAGTTCTTTTCACCATGGCCATTATTGGACTCGGTCTCTTACTGTTTGCTATGCTCATTGGAAATATGCAAAACTTTCTACAGTCTCTTGGTAGCAGGTACGTACAAGTGTTACTTTGAATGCCATTATATTGTAGACAAACCTGTAGTTTCGATCATGTATGTCTTTATGATTCTTTGAACTTCATTCTCATTAATTAGTAgaattatgtatgtatgtatgtatgtatgttattCTGCATGTTTAGGCAGTTGGAAATGTCTATGAGGCGTCGCGATGTTGAGAAGTGGATGAGCCACCGGCGCTTGCCAGAGGGATTAAGAAGGTACCTAGCCTTTCTAAGTTCTCTTTTTGAATCTTTCTGATCTGCTCTTCCACCTGCCTTTTTCTTTGTTCGTGCGTGTAATGTTAAAGTGTAGTTTGTAGTTGATTGAATGCGTTTCAAAACATGAGCTTTGAGCTGTGGCCTGCAGAAAAATTGATAGCATGCATCGTCAATAATCTTTATCCTTTGGTTTCGGTGTAGGCGAGTACGACTAGCTGAACGATATACATGGGCAGCTACGAGAGGGGTGAATGAAGAAATGTTGTTGGAGAACCTACCTGAAGACGTACAAAGAGATATAAGAAGgcatctttttaaatttatcaagAAGGTGAACAAATTGAATTATATTGAACCAACTTTCATTATCTTCTGTTCAATTTGCTTGAGCTCATTATATTGCTTTTAATttgatgcaaatatatataatttactcgatctatctatctatctatctccAAATTAAACTTGTACGACTTTCTTACTAGCTAACTACTACTACCATATAtatgttgaatatatatttgcatatatgcatgcaggTCCGCATTTTTGCACTTGTAGATGAGCTAGTCTTGGATGCTATTTGTGAAAAGTTAAGACTAACAACGTATATAGAAGGAAGCAAAGTTTTCTACCGAGGTGGTCTTATTGACAAGATGGTTTTCATCATCCGGGGAAAGATGGAAAGCACGGGAGAAGATGGAAACATGGCCATGTTGTCTGAAGGGGATGCTTGTGGGGAAGAGCTCCTCACATGGTGCCTAGAACATTCCTCTTCTGTAAATAAAGGTATGTATTTAGGTGTCTGtcaaattattttcttttttacgtGTCGGAATCTAACtttcataataaattaaaattattccaTTCAGATGGAATAAAGGTCAAGATTCCAGGACACAGGCTACTTAGTAACAGGATTGTAAGGTGCCTAAGCA
It includes:
- the LOC116007927 gene encoding probable cyclic nucleotide-gated ion channel 20, chloroplastic isoform X2, translating into MQFHNMIYGDAKGWAKRSCSFLWSCLPGVMNPHAKVVQRWNKFFVFSCSFAVFIDPLFFFLLTVNQDNKCIVLNWPLTTTIVILRSLTDFIYLIHMLLQFRLAYVAPESRVVGAGDLVDHPKKIAVNYLKGFFLIDLFVVLPLPQIIILLILPDSMGSSGANNAKNLLRAAILVQYVPRLWRFLPVLRGQSSSGFIFESAWANFVINLLTFMLSSHVVGSCWYLFGLQRVNQCLRDACHTSGIGRCREFIDCGHGNDYSKFSSDPAWNQWKNDTNSIACFSTNGFDYGIYEQAVNLTTKHSLFTRYIYSLFWGFQQISTLAGNLVPSYFEWEVLFTMAIIGLGLLLFAMLIGNMQNFLQSLGSRQLEMSMRRRDVEKWMSHRRLPEGLRRRVRLAERYTWAATRGVNEEMLLENLPEDVQRDIRRHLFKFIKKVRIFALVDELVLDAICEKLRLTTYIEGSKVFYRGGLIDKMVFIIRGKMESTGEDGNMAMLSEGDACGEELLTWCLEHSSSVNKDGIKVKIPGHRLLSNRIVRCLSNVEAFILREADLAEVISLFARFLRNPRVQGAIRYESPYWRALAARCIQVAWRYRKKRLSRADSNNSSQQNLLGMEVRLRTLDRETSEFYFGYSNCI